In Fusarium verticillioides 7600 chromosome 6, whole genome shotgun sequence, the sequence ATTTCTCTGCACTGGCCTAACACACAGCAACCTCAGGCATAGGTAGTAGGTACCTTGAGGTAAGACTCAACCACTTCATATCTTGATAACCAGCAAAAACCCGCCATATCTCAGAAGTCCCAATGGCGAAAGGCAAGGAACCAAAAGGTGTCCAGAACCGCATCATCTACTCTAGAGCATCGTACCTCTATCAAGCTGCCTCATATCTTACCAAACATTCCTCAACTGGGCAAGATGCTGCAGCAAaatcatcagcctcaagccacGGGCACAAGGTTTCCCCTCAAATAAGAAACGAGGAAAAGGCGCTGAAGAATTTGTCTCGTGAGGCCCTTTCAGACCTGCGAGCTGTGACTCTCAAAGCACAAATACGGCGAAGTCCGGCTATGAAGCAAACTATTTGCAAGTTTTGCGACACTCTACTGGTCGAGGGTGACACCTGTACATCAACCGTGGAGAATGCGAGCAAAGGAGGGCGAAAGCCATGGGCTGATATCTTAAATATCAACTGCAAGACTTGTGGTAATGTCAAGAGATACCCAGTCTGTGCCCCGAGACAAAAGCGGAAGCACATGCGACCGCTTGATTATAAAGAAGGCACAGAACATAGCAGCAATGAATTAAAAGTACAAGGGCCGGCTGCCCAGACAACACCACACGAAAGGCCCATCTCGACACCAGGCCAAACGCCAGGCCAAACGCCGGGACcttgaagaaaacaagaggaagccaaggtcGTTCCAGCAACGAATAGACTGACGTCGTGCTCAAGGACCAAGCCCAGCTTAAGTTGTATTCAGAGAAATTACGTCAAGCCAGAGACTGGGAAAGCTGCTTGAGTCTTGACTCGAACATTGAAACTGCACTTTTTCAGCTGCACTAGAACATATGTGTTCTCCGCTATATCCATCGCAGTTCAAGCTTTCTAGCTGGAGGTTGCCATCCTCTCATAGCATATTTTTATGCTGACAATAGACTACAGACCAGGGCTTTTGGGAAGCCACCCGGCCTTCTTCTTAAGGCTGGGAGCACTGGAGAAGCTTATAAAGATATCGATGCTATAATTCTACCAAGCTCTTACACATCAGTCAGCAGGAAGCATAACTTCTTGCTGAGAggatgtttttttttttttttttttttttttttttttgacaAAAGCGGTTTCAGAGCGATTTGCGATACGCCTAATGGAACATAACTCATGCTTAATTTTCGCCATCCCTTGTCAGAAAATCACTTTTCTGTCTCTCCTATATTGGCTATTCAATTGCTACTTTCCTGGCTGTCCAGTTTCTTTGACACTTTCCTCTCCCAAGACCTTGCTTGCTGCCATGAACCTGTCCATCAAGTCAGCGACTCTGCTTCATACAtacaccaccaccatccacCGGATCGAAAACACTTACAAACCGCCATGCCAACTACCAAGCCCACGCATAGCTTCTGCTTGGACACTTGTCATCCGTAGCAAGTTCTCGGTGTCGGACAGATTTGATGACAACTGTGCGAGTTGAGAATTTAGCTGTGCCTGGGTTAAGTTAGATACCATTATCAAATGTTGTTTTCATTTAGAACAGGTCCGCTCTGCAGCCCGAGTCCTTAAATTCACACGATCAAGGAGTTGATTGAAAACTACCAGTGATGTAACAAGGGTTGAGGGAACTCACGAGTTGTCGTGTCTTGACAGCACTTCCACTAGTGGCCATGCTCTGTCGCACCTGTGAACCACTCACGTTCCGCGTCGTCATTGCTTTGTTGGATGTAATGTGGTAGTCTTTCTCCCTAACTTCGAATCTCCTTGCGAACTGGTGAAAACGAGATGACCTCTCTTTTGGTGAAGGATCGCCCGCGTCCCAGAATTCAGAAGAAGGAATACTCGGGAGTAAGAGAAGGACCAACGGCTTCTTTTGCTGTATGCTCGTGTATACGAGGCAGTCTTTTGGAGATGCAATTATGCTGACCTTGCCTAAGATACCCTAGGTATTTGTAGGTGTTCAAGGTTGGTAGGCCTGATGAAACCTACCTTATCTGGAGAGAGGCAGTGATTTGGGGTTTgtttactccgtacaatATCGATCCATACAGTACCTTACTAGCGGGTGATTGGACCGTGCGTTTAACAATCATTGATTGGTTCCGCAATATGTACGGATATGAAGGAGTCTGTTTCGACATTCGAACAACAGCTTATTCATAGTATCCAAGGGCCGCACCTAATCATTATTCAACTGTGCTTATCAATCTGTCTCTGATATGTTCCTCTTGCGCGGTGTTTTGTCGCAAACAGAACCTAATATTTATTAGATGTAGTGGTTACCTTATATTATATCCCGATTCAAGTAAAGGGTGTCTTTAcagccttgttgaccttcACCCGAGGATCCTTGGTGACTTTAGGCTGACTGGCTGACAACTGAATGCTCACTCTATTCAGGGATTTTTACGGAGTACACTACGGAGCGAATAATGTCTGCCTAGCAGCCTACAGCCCAGAAGAGCACTGCGATCGACAAAGCCCCCCCTGTACCTTACAGCTGTGGGTATCCCTAGTGGCTTAATATCCTACTTCGTTTGTTCCTCCGACGTCATAACTGCTAACAACGACTTGGCCAGTGCAGCTTGTCTATGGTGCGAAGGAATTGAGTGTAGATCAGAGGATCGTGGCTCGCCAATTGTACGTAAAGGGCCAGATGATCCAGCGGTTGCGTAGTCTGGGCCTATTAGGATCGTGAGTAGCCAAGGCTCAGTGTCGACTAGATAAATCCTTCTATAGACACGCGCAGATCGGAATGTTATGTATGTATCTATATCTAGACATCAAGCCCCTCACACAACCAGGTTGAGTTgattttaagcttaattgAGACTTAATTGGTAGTGTCATCTTTGCCTCCGCCTTCGAATATGAAAGCAGTTCTCCCAATTTTTGCTTTGACCTCCTCGGCCATCGCATTTGATGGTCAATACGGGACGGGTGGAAGCCCAGGTAACATGAGCGAGCAAGCATGGCAATCTGCTTTCGAGAACCCCAACGCAACAGGGACATATAAATTTGAGGCGTATAATGTATCGGAAAGATTCCCGCCAAACAAAACTGTTGACGGATGGACGGCTACCATTCGCGTAGCCAATATTACGGACGACCCTGAGGACGATACACCTTATCCCGGCACCGACATCAGTGTTCAAGCACCAGAGGGAATGAGGGTCCCAATGCTGAATAGCAGTCGTACGAACTCTTCAGACTGGCATGTGTGTGTTGCTTTCTGGGGACCCAGTCGCCTGAAGGATGAAGCAACCGACGATGCACAACACGACGATGGAGACTGCAGCTCGTTCCTTGACGAAGACTGCCTAGAGGCCTTGAACACAGAAGCAGCTGGATATTTCTGGAACGGAGAGGAGTGCACAATGCTGCCACATATGCCAGTTAAATGTGAGAAGTATTACAAAGACTACGGCCCAACGTATGGCGGAGTTCGTAAGTATAGCTTCACAACCTATTCGAGCAAAAGGACACTGACCCGCGACATAGCTGGGGCGAATCTGAGTCAATTTGGCAGCGGAAGGACCTTGATCAGCCAACGTCCACAGACGGCTGGCAAATATAATGCGATGACCCAAGAGGAAGCATATGACTACGCTGTGCGTGGTGTTTGGACTGTAATGATCAACTGGGGTCGTCGTGATCCCGACACATATAGTCAGGACGATGTTTTACAGCCTTCACTGTTGTGCCTGCGCACCAGGAACATCACTGGAGGCAGTGAGGATCCTAACGACGGCGCAAGAACAACTGGCTATGTAGCTCTGGCTGTTTTCTCAGCTTTGATGACCACGCTATTGTTGGCATATTGAGTCGAGGTGCGGAGTATACAGTAGTAAAGTGGCTCTCTGCCGGATGCTGAGAGAATCGGGCAATGGGTATTGTTGACTATCAGGCTGCTTCTGGCTTGTCCTTCAGGTGGATAGATAATTCAGCTCATGATACTAATGGTTAAACGTGATATAGAAATCTTTGACCATCATTTCATCACTTTTCTCTTCCATACTACTATTTCGTATCTATATATATTTCCAATAGGAATGCCCCCAATGCCGCGGATGGCTTTCCTATTCACATTCCACAACGTCTCGCGATGAACAGATTTAgccagaaaaagaaacaaccATCCGTAGTCTAATTTGATTGTGTAAACCCACCAAGAAAAACAATGCCTATCATGATCCCTCCTCATTTGCTAAGTCCGTTTGACCTTTCATGACATGTCCACGCAAACTTCTGGAGGGCGCTTCAACAATCAAAGGAAAACAAAGACTTGCTCCCAGCTGGTGCAATGCCTTTGGTCTTAATCCACCCACTTCCTCGTTTTTCCACCGGCACATTCATTATTCAGTCCCAACCTGTCTTTTGTAAAGCGGGCTTTGCTTTCTCCGAAATTCCCTTTTCTTGCGCGAGGCTGTCCCAATATGCCAAAGCAGAACCAAGACTCGGGCGTCTCATGAACGAAGCCTTGAATAATTGAGAGCCGATTATATGCTGAAAGGCACCAGTATATCTTCCCCAATTCCAATGCATTATTACCAAGGATAGACTAATTCTGTTTGGTTGTTCAATGTATGTACGGATTGTATCGATAGGAATAATTAAAAAGACGTCGTGTCTGAGAATAGTCCAAAGTGACTGTGACTCTTGTCGTGTCGTATCGTGTTTTCGATGGAACTCGGGCGTATGATAAAAACAAAATGAAATAGGgtcgtcctcgtcgaggTGTGTCGCAAAGTTGTTCAAGCCAGATGCATAGATGCAGTACACATGGCCTCAACAGGGCTTCGCGACGGGACAAATAAATGATCCCTTTTAAGCGATGCAGAAAGCATGACCGGAACTCCCTGCGAAAACAAGAATATCAAGGCCTTGCTGGAAAGGCGTCTTGGATGGAACCGTGTGTTGGAACCTGACGTCCTAGGTACTCCGTTGAATATTATCGCCGTGTAGAGCGTCCTAACGCACACCGATTGGCGGCCGTGGAGGCAAGCTGCCTTGACTGCTGTTTGCAGACTGTTCGGAATCAAATTCACCACTGCCCGCGCTGGCGCTCGCACTACCCGTCAGACTGCGAACATTCCTAGGCTTAGTTTGGTGGAGGGCGCTCACCCCAATATGTTGTTCAACTTGCTGTGGTGCTACTGAGTTACCATGACCAGGTGGGTGACGAGGGACAGGTTGGCGAACACCATCCGGCGGTGATGGTCGGCCGTTCATGCCCGGGCCAGGACCGTAACCACCGGGAGGCGATCCCCGTCGGCTACCGCCTCGCATGGATGGAGTATAAGGATTCCCGGGAGACTGACTGGCGCGCCGGGGATAAGCACCATTCATCCCGGGAGGTCCACCGGGACCTGGGCCGTGCTGCATCTCGTCAAGCCTTGACGCTGTTAGTGAGTTTGCTCGAGAGCCTGCGTTCATCGCTCCACGGTCAACGGATCCATAACGATCCGAGGAACAGCTCATGAGGGGGTCTTCCAGGATGTTTTCAGAAGTCATGGAGCTGTGAccaacttgagaagatcggTTGCGGCCGAAGTTGGGCCTGAATCGACCGCCTCGTGTAGGAGGCGGCATGTCATCGGGATTACGGCGAAACTGCCCAGGGCTTGGTCCTGGAGCCTTTCGATTCTTTCTCGAGGTAACGCTCATCATATCGAAGTTGTCTGGATCGATCAGCGGAGGGCCAGGGTTGGCAGTAGGGTCAAAGtaatcgtcatcgtcatcatcgtcttcgtcaaACACCTGCTTGCTGTTGCGCATAGGATGAGGGCCACGACGAGGGCCAGGGCCTCCAGGAGGGCCAGGTGGCGGTCCACGGCGCATTCGCATTTCTTGCTCACGAATTGCCATTTCACGCTGCCGCAAGGCCAACTCTCGTTCTCTGAGATTAATGTCTGCTGGGTCACCATTGACGGATGGCTCGGAACCTTCGGGGATATCGTCATAAAGAACGAGATGAGAGAATTCTTCCAGGTTAGTCTCCTCTAATGAGCCTCGCCTTGAAGGCTGACGAGATCCAGGACCGTTCATTGGAGGAGGTCGACCATAACCATTGGGTGGTCCACCATTCATCGGGGGCGGCCCACGGCGCATACCGCCTTGGCTGAAGTTGGAAGAGTTCCGAGGCCTGGGCTGGCGAGGAGGCATACCATTTCCGTTGGGCATACCGTTCATCATGGGTCGATGGCTGTTTTGTGAAGGCATTCGAGGCACAGGTGCCGCGGAGGGGGAGGCGGGTGGTATGATATTCGCATTCGGATCGCCAGGTTTGGGTCTGCTGCGGTTGACCAGGTTAAGGTTATGAAGAATCGAGTAAAGTGTCTCGATACGAGGAAGGGAAATATTCGAGTCTCTAGCCAGCTTGACGGGCGATCCTAGGTACGTCTCAACCTCCATAGGTCTTCGAGCAACGTAATCCTGCCACATTATGCTCTCTCCGGAAGCTTTGGACATTTCATCAATCGTCTTCTGCTTGAAATCGGGATCAAATTTGCATCCATTAGCATCAGCTAGACGAAGCAGCTCGTCAATGACATCCGATACCATGTCCCTAACGCCAACCTTTTCCAAGAGCGAGGCATGGTTGGGAGTTTCGAAGATAACGCTAATCGGATGGAACGCAATAGGACTGCAACGTCAGTTAGTTGAGCATCAAGGCGTTTAGATGAAAGACAAACCCTATCACTCTCTCGTATTGCTGTTGGCGGATATTTGGCGAGACTTTGCATTCCACTTGGCCAGAACTAAGTGTCATTGCTAAGGCCTGTGCCATGTCCTCCTGGATGGTTTGTGGGATATTGTTCGGGTTGTTAGCAGGACCAATCCAGATGTCTGCTGGCCCTTTATGTTCAAATTCACTCTGGCCGAGTTGTGTGAGCTCAGCGCCTGAAACAAGTGATAGGACGACATTGGTAGGAAATCGCTCCTCCAAAGCAGCTTCGACTCCGAGAGTATGTGTtgtgttgacgatgatgcatgTATGCTGGGGGGTGACGACCGAATCAATGACTGAGGCAAGATCGTAGACATCAGGTAACGCCTTGACGCAGAGTACGACATAATCGAATGGGCCGTCTCGAGCGCTCGCGGCATCCTCGGGATTTCGAACAACTTGAAATGTTATCTCAGCATGCTGGACGAAGGGAAGGGAATTGTTTAACCATACCATGTCGAGGCTTGAATCTCTCATTGCCAAATATTGGGGATCTTGATTGACAATCAGCATATTGTTGGAGTCATAGCGCATTGGTTCACATACTTGAACGAGATACCGTATTGTGCCACATGCTCGTAACCAGACTTCCAAACGAGCGTCACATCACACGCGTTGGTGGCCTGGAGCCTCCATGATAGGAACGCCGAGACGGGATTGCCTCCCACTGAACAGACTGACATTAGCTCactgttggccatgatgagcgACAAGAGTGGGACGCTGCACGAGCAACCGTCCTGACGGTTGACGTGAGGATTCAAGACAAACGAGTGAAAGGAATacaagagacagaaaagaTTTTGAGAGATTGTGTCAACTGATGAAGGATTGGGAGGGATCAGTTGATCTGAAATGACGCGACCGTCCACTTCTGGTTTCTGCGTGAACTAACCCTAGGTATGAAGGGAGAATTGtaagagaagagacgacaAACCTGATAGAATCTTGAGCCGGGGCGATACAGGCGCCATAATGTCTGGCGGGTCCTAATGTGGAATAGTGGCCTGGTCCAGTCTGAGGGTGTAGCGGAGCGGTTTCTAACGATGGACCCGTAGTCTTGGGGCGTATATTGGGTACCACAACACAACAAGATCGGGACTGATGGAAGTACCTGTCTAAGCAAGGATATGTACGCTCAAACTGACGATGATTGCCGTTTATTGTGAATAGAGATGCGGGCGACGAGGATCAAAGACGATAGCGCAGCTCAATTGTGCATGTAGCGGCTCGGGAGAAGGAAGCTATCGAATGGGAACGAGGCCAGCGAGGCGTCGGTGGGCGAGAAGACGGCAGTGATAGGTAGTGACAGCCAGCCGTAGAATCAACGAGCGACAGGGCCTAAATCGTGGCGTAGGCGGAAGGATGGCGTACCAGGGGGGAAGCACAGCGGCGTCTCGTGCGTCAACTGTCGAAATGCAATgaaggagcaagaaatctACAAGCGGCCAGTAGTGAGTATGATGAGTGGGACGAGAGCTGAGATGGCCTCGGTGGACGGTGCACCAAACGGGGTGTGGGAGATTATCTGGGGATTGTAGTCGGACGGACTGTAGGAGCGAGAGTGGGCTGAGCTGAGAAGCTGCAACAAGAATTGGGCCCTTGTTCAAGCTTAGAAATCTCACAGCGGGCGCGGAAGAAGCTGCGCGGACTTGGCTCTAGGAGGATTTATCGGTACGAGTACGGCGGGCCCCCGGTTGTCCCTTTTTGCGATCGACTAGGCTTGCAGCTTCTGCGCTGCCTTGACTAAATTAATCAGCTTCGGGTTGATGAAAGAGAGGGTCGCCTGGTCTTTGGTGTGTTGTGTGTTTCGCCTGTAAATGATGATATGGCCCGTGAATGATTGGGCCTCGATTTGAATTGAGGTGGCAGGGGGGGTAAGGCGCCGCCGAGAGAGAAAACTCAAGTAGTGCAGTGCCTACCTGAAGTGTACTTGGCAGAGACAACCACTGTAAATCTCTCTGGGGACCGGGGTGTTCAAGATGTTCTGGAGAGGCTAGGCTAGACGATTATGACAAGAGGAAAGTGAGAGGAGGCGTGTgggagaaacagaagatgCGAGTGGACAACAGACCAGTAAAGATAGGCCAAGTCAAGAACCAAGGGGGCCGAGCTTTGCAAGGGGCCAGCGAAACAGCAAAGCAACAAGCAAAGCGAGCAAGCAACAAGTGCGTATGTAGCAAGCAGGTATGTGAAAGAGAGGCTTAGATACAAGGAAATAAGACAAGGGGGGACCCCGGCCGGAGGCGGCGGCATGTACGATATGCGGGAGTGGCTCAGTCCGACTGGAGGTAgcttgaaggaagagaacgaTATCATGAGCTGCAGCCTGCCAGTGGTTGGGAGGCTCAAATTACATGGCAGACATGTGCGTGTGTGATGAGATGCAATGCAAGGCGAGGATATGGTTCAAAACGGAATGCTGCCCCCCAAAAATGCAACCCCCCGTATTTGATTCTGTTGTGCCCAGAAAAAAATGCCAATGGCAAACAGGTTGGGGAATAGGCAGAGACGGCTAGAAAGAGGGGTGTGTGAtgaagggatggatggaggaaagctttgaagtcatgatgaagcagagacTATCCACTAACACTTGCTCCATGAAACTCAATTGGAGAACCAGGGCAGCAACGCATAAGACTTCAGGCCAAGCAATTCACAACAATAGCAAGAAATCAACTTACAGCACTGTTTCTCTTTTGTCCCTCGCAATAGAATTATTATTCCCAACTCAAGGATAGTTAGGCCGGTCGGCCAGTGGTGTGGCAA encodes:
- a CDS encoding alcohol dehydrogenase; this encodes MAPVSPRLKILSVGGNPVSAFLSWRLQATNACDVTLVWKSGYEHVAQYGISFKSPIFGNERFKPRHVVRNPEDAASARDGPFDYVVLCVKALPDVYDLASVIDSVVTPQHTCIIVNTTHTLGVEAALEERFPTNVVLSLVSGAELTQLGQSEFEHKGPADIWIGPANNPNNIPQTIQEDMAQALAMTLSSGQVECKVSPNIRQQQYERVIGPIAFHPISVIFETPNHASLLEKVGVRDMVSDVIDELLRLADANGCKFDPDFKQKTIDEMSKASGESIMWQDYVARRPMEVETYLGSPVKLARDSNISLPRIETLYSILHNLNLVNRSRPKPGDPNANIIPPASPSAAPVPRMPSQNSHRPMMNGMPNGNGMPPRQPRPRNSSNFSQGGMRRGPPPMNGGPPNGYGRPPPMNGPGSRQPSRRGSLEETNLEEFSHLVLYDDIPEGSEPSVNGDPADINLRERELALRQREMAIREQEMRMRRGPPPGPPGGPGPRRGPHPMRNSKQVFDEDDDDDDDYFDPTANPGPPLIDPDNFDMMSVTSRKNRKAPGPSPGQFRRNPDDMPPPTRGGRFRPNFGRNRSSQVGHSSMTSENILEDPLMSCSSDRYGSVDRGAMNAGSRANSLTASRLDEMQHGPGPGGPPGMNGAYPRRASQSPGNPYTPSMRGGSRRGSPPGGYGPGPGMNGRPSPPDGVRQPVPRHPPGHGNSVAPQQVEQHIGVSALHQTKPRNVRSLTGSASASAGSGEFDSEQSANSSQGSLPPRPPIGVR
- a CDS encoding alcohol dehydrogenase; the encoded protein is MANSELMSVCSVGGNPVSAFLSWRLQATNACDVTLVWKSGYEHVAQYGISFKSPIFGNERFKPRHVVRNPEDAASARDGPFDYVVLCVKALPDVYDLASVIDSVVTPQHTCIIVNTTHTLGVEAALEERFPTNVVLSLVSGAELTQLGQSEFEHKGPADIWIGPANNPNNIPQTIQEDMAQALAMTLSSGQVECKVSPNIRQQQYERVIGPIAFHPISVIFETPNHASLLEKVGVRDMVSDVIDELLRLADANGCKFDPDFKQKTIDEMSKASGESIMWQDYVARRPMEVETYLGSPVKLARDSNISLPRIETLYSILHNLNLVNRSRPKPGDPNANIIPPASPSAAPVPRMPSQNSHRPMMNGMPNGNGMPPRQPRPRNSSNFSQGGMRRGPPPMNGGPPNGYGRPPPMNGPGSRQPSRRGSLEETNLEEFSHLVLYDDIPEGSEPSVNGDPADINLRERELALRQREMAIREQEMRMRRGPPPGPPGGPGPRRGPHPMRNSKQVFDEDDDDDDDYFDPTANPGPPLIDPDNFDMMSVTSRKNRKAPGPSPGQFRRNPDDMPPPTRGGRFRPNFGRNRSSQVGHSSMTSENILEDPLMSCSSDRYGSVDRGAMNAGSRANSLTASRLDEMQHGPGPGGPPGMNGAYPRRASQSPGNPYTPSMRGGSRRGSPPGGYGPGPGMNGRPSPPDGVRQPVPRHPPGHGNSVAPQQVEQHIGVSALHQTKPRNVRSLTGSASASAGSGEFDSEQSANSSQGSLPPRPPIGVR
- a CDS encoding alcohol dehydrogenase, whose amino-acid sequence is MAPVSPRLKILSVGGNPVSAFLSWRLQATNACDVTLVWKSGYEHVAQYGISFKSPIFGNERFKPRHVVRNPEDAASARDGPFDYVVLCVKALPDVYDLASVIDSVVTPQHTCIIVNTTHTLGVEAALEERFPTNVVLSLVSGAELTQLGQSEFEHKGPADIWIGPANNPNNIPQTIQEDMAQALAMTLSSGQVECKVSPNIRQQQYERVIGPIAFHPISVIFETPNHASLLEKVGVRDMVSDVIDELLRLADANGCKFDPDFKQKTIDEMSKASGESIMWQDYVARRPMEVETYLGSPVKLARDSNISLPRIETLYSILHNLNLVNRSRPKPGDPNANIIPPASPSAAPVPRMPSQNSHRPMMNGMPNGNGMPPRQPRPRNSSNFSQGGMRRGPPPMNGGPPNGYGRPPPMNGPGSRQPSRRGSLEETNLEEFSHLVLYDDIPEGSEPSVNGDPADINLRERELALRQREMAIREQEMRMRRGPPPGPPGGPGPRRGPHPMRNSKQVFDEDDDDDDDYFDPTANPGPPLIDPDNFDMMSVTSRKNRKAPGPSPGQFRRNPDDMPPPTRGGRFRPNFGRNRSSQVGHSSMTSENILEDPLMSCSSDRYGSVDRGAMNAGSRANSLTASRLDEMQHGPGPGGPPGMNGAYPRRASQSPGNPYTPSMRGGSRRGSPPGGYGPGPGMNGRPSPPDGVRQPVPRHPPGHGNSVAPQQVEQHIGRGQW
- a CDS encoding alcohol dehydrogenase — protein: MANSELMSVCSVGGNPVSAFLSWRLQATNACDVTLVWKSGYEHVAQYGISFKSPIFGNERFKPRHVVRNPEDAASARDGPFDYVVLCVKALPDVYDLASVIDSVVTPQHTCIIVNTTHTLGVEAALEERFPTNVVLSLVSGAELTQLGQSEFEHKGPADIWIGPANNPNNIPQTIQEDMAQALAMTLSSGQVECKVSPNIRQQQYERVIGPIAFHPISVIFETPNHASLLEKVGVRDMVSDVIDELLRLADANGCKFDPDFKQKTIDEMSKASGESIMWQDYVARRPMEVETYLGSPVKLARDSNISLPRIETLYSILHNLNLVNRSRPKPGDPNANIIPPASPSAAPVPRMPSQNSHRPMMNGMPNGNGMPPRQPRPRNSSNFSQGGMRRGPPPMNGGPPNGYGRPPPMNGPGSRQPSRRGSLEETNLEEFSHLVLYDDIPEGSEPSVNGDPADINLRERELALRQREMAIREQEMRMRRGPPPGPPGGPGPRRGPHPMRNSKQVFDEDDDDDDDYFDPTANPGPPLIDPDNFDMMSVTSRKNRKAPGPSPGQFRRNPDDMPPPTRGGRFRPNFGRNRSSQVGHSSMTSENILEDPLMSCSSDRYGSVDRGAMNAGSRANSLTASRLDEMQHGPGPGGPPGMNGAYPRRASQSPGNPYTPSMRGGSRRGSPPGGYGPGPGMNGRPSPPDGVRQPVPRHPPGHGNSVAPQQVEQHIGRGQW